A window from Dehalobacter sp. DCA encodes these proteins:
- a CDS encoding ATP-binding protein, translated as MIRKIIEIDQEKCNGCGLCVSACHEGALQLVHGKAVLVSDEYCDGLGDCLPECPTGAIQIIEREATGYNEELVKAKLAQKKEKPGCSCPGTIAAMIKKTPAGEKQDSGDIGAERPSELRQWPVQLNLINPQASYLKNADLLVAADCTAYAYASFHEKFMKDRITLIGCPKLDDNDYYTEKIAEIIRINHPQSIKVVRMDVPCCSGIVRAVKTAMVQVGISVPYSEVIIDYRGTLSC; from the coding sequence ATGATTAGAAAGATAATCGAAATCGATCAGGAAAAATGCAATGGCTGCGGATTGTGTGTAAGCGCCTGTCACGAAGGCGCGCTGCAGCTTGTTCATGGTAAAGCCGTTCTGGTCAGTGATGAATATTGTGACGGACTCGGCGACTGCCTGCCGGAATGTCCGACAGGTGCAATTCAGATTATCGAAAGAGAAGCCACAGGCTATAACGAAGAGTTGGTCAAAGCCAAGCTTGCCCAGAAAAAAGAAAAACCCGGTTGCTCTTGCCCGGGTACCATAGCCGCAATGATCAAAAAAACGCCTGCAGGGGAAAAACAGGATTCCGGAGATATCGGGGCTGAACGCCCGTCAGAACTCAGGCAATGGCCGGTTCAACTGAATCTGATTAACCCCCAGGCTTCTTACCTGAAAAATGCCGATCTGCTGGTTGCGGCGGACTGTACCGCCTATGCCTATGCTTCTTTCCATGAGAAGTTCATGAAGGACAGAATCACGCTGATCGGCTGTCCCAAACTTGATGACAATGATTATTACACGGAAAAGATCGCGGAGATCATCAGAATCAATCATCCGCAGAGTATCAAGGTGGTCCGAATGGATGTACCATGTTGTTCCGGGATTGTACGGGCTGTAAAAACAGCCATGGTCCAGGTTGGCATTTCGGTGCCGTACAGTGAAGTTATCATCGATTATCGGGGAACTCTATCCTGTTAA
- a CDS encoding acyl-CoA thioesterase, which yields MEPYLISTKEIQVSYADTDMMGVIYHANYLKWFELGRCQLVEDAGYHYLDMEEAGYYAPVYQVEVTYKKAVHYGERVFVKTWVEENQGLWTVYGYKVVNDSGEVCAEGHTKHILVRKDNFKPVQFKKVFPEWFRRYEEIKKK from the coding sequence ATGGAACCATATTTGATCTCGACAAAAGAAATCCAGGTAAGTTATGCCGATACCGATATGATGGGCGTAATCTACCACGCCAATTATCTGAAATGGTTTGAACTCGGAAGATGCCAGCTGGTCGAAGATGCCGGATATCATTATCTGGATATGGAAGAAGCCGGGTATTATGCTCCGGTCTATCAAGTCGAAGTAACCTATAAAAAAGCGGTACACTACGGTGAGCGTGTGTTCGTGAAAACCTGGGTCGAAGAAAATCAGGGTTTATGGACGGTATACGGCTACAAGGTTGTTAACGACAGCGGTGAAGTCTGCGCCGAAGGACACACGAAACATATTCTGGTCCGGAAAGACAATTTTAAGCCTGTCCAATTCAAAAAAGTATTTCCTGAATGGTTTCGCCGCTACGAAGAAATCAAGAAGAAGTAA
- a CDS encoding PepSY domain-containing protein translates to MKRHRWFILPLVFVLIFQLPVPLLGADTVTPQTGSAETKISLEQALQIVKQNFEISKELTEFTSSFSNYQSRQVWSLDWNTSGSSGGNFSAQVDAVSGEILSIYSWQSVQGDQAYTLPRITSEQARQIAETTVQKLTGPKYAKLKFLENKAIVPINLYGETVYSYNWQRFENGIPFQGNLVSVQVSASSGKVTAYNIIWNDLKIPEVNNIINAGKATEYFNTAKLLELQYFLAPAYKPLTTAQNSEKVQLVYTLKNGGTIDAFTGKPLVLNSGQWLFTNDRALGGLGSAESAAKSVPLTPQEQKEIAENAKLLPREKAIEAVKQWVEIPSNVTLKSINLYQDYSLRGGKVWSFEWGTPSGSGAQTINARVNAASGELISFSVYSSSANADGSHNAITSQQAQTIAQDFIRKIQPAKSQQVKLNADNTADSVKSAELTSITFNYERIVNGILFPSNNVSITVDLQTKKITSYYLNWWNLDFPQLSEAMSPAKVQEILFQARPMQLTYVLLYDQGEAKEVRLVYQPSSESSQTSDLMDARTGSFLDSQGNSLKEQPQAHIFTDIAGNTAEKEITVLGMAGLFGEYGSQFRPTENITASAFLRALYTIKNGSENNLSDTDVVKKAKEEGWIQDNLAPSQIVTKELCSEIIVRFLGLQKIAALNPMFQTSFDDVPVEELGYASLATGLGILKAENSKFYPLQPMTRADTAYALIRAFETGFKS, encoded by the coding sequence ATGAAACGTCATCGCTGGTTTATACTTCCTCTGGTTTTTGTTTTGATCTTCCAGCTGCCGGTACCGCTTTTGGGCGCTGATACCGTAACGCCTCAAACAGGTTCGGCGGAAACAAAAATCTCCCTGGAACAAGCCCTGCAGATTGTCAAACAAAATTTTGAAATTTCCAAAGAGCTGACCGAGTTCACTTCAAGCTTCAGCAATTATCAGTCCCGTCAGGTTTGGTCGCTGGACTGGAACACTTCCGGCAGCTCCGGCGGTAATTTTTCAGCACAGGTCGACGCTGTCAGCGGAGAAATTCTGTCCATATATTCCTGGCAGTCCGTCCAGGGCGATCAGGCCTATACACTTCCGCGGATAACCTCGGAACAGGCCAGGCAAATTGCGGAAACTACTGTCCAAAAATTAACCGGGCCGAAATATGCCAAATTGAAATTCCTCGAGAATAAGGCAATTGTTCCGATCAATCTCTATGGAGAGACCGTTTACAGCTACAATTGGCAGCGGTTTGAAAACGGCATCCCGTTCCAGGGCAACCTGGTCAGTGTACAGGTGAGTGCTTCGAGCGGCAAGGTCACTGCTTATAACATCATCTGGAATGATCTTAAGATCCCTGAAGTGAATAATATCATCAATGCCGGGAAAGCAACTGAATACTTTAATACCGCTAAACTTCTGGAACTGCAATACTTTCTGGCACCGGCTTATAAGCCATTGACCACAGCACAAAATAGTGAGAAAGTCCAGCTGGTTTATACCCTGAAAAACGGTGGAACAATCGATGCATTCACCGGAAAACCCTTGGTCCTGAACTCCGGTCAATGGCTGTTTACGAATGACCGGGCGCTGGGTGGACTTGGCTCGGCTGAAAGCGCAGCCAAATCCGTTCCTTTAACGCCGCAGGAACAAAAGGAAATCGCCGAAAATGCGAAGCTTCTACCCAGGGAAAAAGCGATTGAGGCCGTCAAGCAGTGGGTGGAAATCCCTTCGAATGTTACGTTGAAAAGCATCAATCTTTACCAGGATTACAGTCTACGCGGCGGAAAGGTATGGTCCTTTGAATGGGGAACCCCAAGCGGGTCCGGAGCCCAAACGATTAATGCCAGGGTCAATGCAGCCAGTGGCGAATTAATCTCTTTCTCTGTTTACTCCTCTTCCGCAAACGCCGACGGAAGCCATAATGCGATTACAAGCCAACAGGCCCAGACCATTGCGCAGGATTTTATCAGAAAAATCCAGCCGGCCAAATCTCAGCAGGTTAAACTCAATGCGGACAACACAGCCGATTCCGTCAAATCAGCAGAACTCACCAGCATCACGTTCAACTATGAACGGATCGTCAACGGCATTCTGTTCCCTTCCAATAACGTCAGCATTACTGTTGATTTGCAGACGAAGAAAATCACTTCTTATTATCTGAATTGGTGGAATCTCGATTTCCCGCAATTGTCGGAAGCAATGTCTCCAGCCAAAGTCCAGGAAATACTCTTCCAGGCTAGACCTATGCAATTGACCTATGTTCTGTTGTACGATCAAGGAGAAGCCAAGGAAGTCCGGCTTGTCTATCAGCCTTCCTCAGAAAGCAGTCAAACCTCCGACCTGATGGATGCCAGAACCGGATCATTTTTGGATTCCCAGGGAAATTCCTTAAAAGAGCAGCCTCAGGCTCATATCTTCACGGATATTGCCGGAAACACTGCGGAAAAAGAAATCACCGTGCTGGGAATGGCTGGATTATTCGGTGAATACGGAAGCCAGTTCCGGCCGACCGAAAATATCACTGCCAGTGCCTTCCTGCGGGCTCTTTACACAATAAAAAACGGCTCGGAGAACAATCTTTCCGATACCGATGTCGTGAAAAAAGCTAAAGAAGAAGGATGGATTCAGGATAACCTGGCCCCGTCCCAAATCGTTACCAAAGAACTGTGCAGCGAAATCATCGTCCGCTTCCTCGGACTTCAGAAAATCGCCGCGCTGAACCCAATGTTCCAGACTTCCTTCGATGATGTCCCGGTTGAAGAGCTCGGATACGCTTCACTCGCCACGGGTCTCGGCATTCTGAAAGCGGAAAATAGCAAATTTTATCCGCTTCAGCCTATGACCCGCGCTGATACAGCTTACGCCCTGATCAGAGCGTTTGAAACCGGGTTCAAATCTTAA
- a CDS encoding lytic transglycosylase domain-containing protein has translation MKIDAQNELLQLQLQNMVQALEGTSENSEAFQMVYKMLLKTMQEDSNVTSDLSSQMDQTDQSNTSGQMQMLYLYNLVNLQNSLLNTGDGTESLTGTGDFLGTNNMTSSGQTYNSAYSAYNMNNMNNMNNTNSSSNASSTDASIKAAITGASEKYGVEKSLISAVIRQESSFNPNAVSSAGAIGLMQLMPATASGLGVTDPFNIEQNVDGGTRYLRQLIDRYGSTEMALAAYNAGSGTIRARGVQGPEDLVKMPAETRNFVQNVMSYYTGRSA, from the coding sequence ATGAAAATTGATGCTCAAAACGAACTGCTGCAGCTGCAGCTTCAAAATATGGTCCAGGCGCTGGAAGGAACTTCTGAAAACTCCGAAGCTTTTCAGATGGTTTATAAAATGCTGTTGAAGACCATGCAGGAAGACAGTAATGTTACGTCGGATCTGTCAAGTCAGATGGATCAAACGGATCAGTCCAATACGTCTGGCCAGATGCAGATGCTCTATCTCTATAACCTTGTTAATCTGCAGAATTCATTGCTCAACACAGGAGACGGAACCGAAAGCCTGACCGGAACCGGGGACTTCCTAGGAACGAATAACATGACCTCATCCGGGCAGACATACAACAGTGCTTACAGTGCTTACAATATGAATAACATGAACAACATGAATAACACGAATAGCTCTTCCAACGCGTCTTCGACTGATGCTTCGATAAAAGCTGCGATTACGGGAGCTTCGGAAAAATACGGTGTGGAAAAATCTTTGATATCAGCCGTCATTCGTCAGGAATCATCCTTTAACCCGAACGCGGTCTCTTCAGCAGGCGCAATCGGCCTGATGCAGCTGATGCCGGCAACCGCCTCAGGGCTGGGCGTAACCGACCCCTTTAATATTGAACAGAATGTTGACGGCGGAACGCGTTATTTACGGCAGCTGATCGACCGTTACGGATCTACGGAGATGGCTCTGGCTGCCTATAATGCTGGATCAGGAACAATTCGGGCCAGAGGCGTCCAGGGGCCGGAGGATCTTGTGAAAATGCCTGCCGAAACAAGAAATTTTGTTCAAAACGTTATGAGTTACTATACAGGTAGAAGCGCCTAA
- a CDS encoding cupin domain-containing protein, with protein MIVGHVNELAGVPMQGAGIQGATKKVLVSPKEGWEGWTMRLFTLEPGGFTPRHTHDWPHINYIVSGEGTLHLDGQNYVLKEGAYAYVPGGALHQFQNDSGKEFSFLCIVPEEGDK; from the coding sequence ATGATTGTTGGCCATGTGAACGAATTGGCAGGGGTTCCTATGCAGGGAGCAGGAATACAGGGTGCCACCAAAAAAGTACTGGTATCTCCCAAAGAAGGCTGGGAGGGCTGGACGATGCGGCTCTTTACGCTTGAACCGGGCGGCTTTACACCCAGACATACGCATGATTGGCCCCATATTAATTATATTGTTTCAGGCGAAGGAACATTGCATTTAGACGGTCAGAATTACGTACTGAAGGAAGGCGCGTATGCCTATGTTCCCGGAGGTGCGCTCCATCAATTTCAGAATGACTCCGGGAAAGAATTTTCATTCCTATGCATTGTACCCGAAGAAGGAGATAAGTAA